Proteins from a single region of Thermococcus sp.:
- the glp gene encoding gephyrin-like molybdotransferase Glp, with protein MAFLKVVPLEKALEVINSFPLEPEVERVSLEDALGRVLADDIVSPINVPPFDRATVDGYAVRAEDTFMASESEPVRLKVVGEINAGDSADFELKPGEAVYVSTGAPLPRGADAVIQFEDVDREGDEVVIYKPAYPTLGVMKAGTDIPKGNPVLERGRRLGFKETALLSALGIAEVPVFRKPKVAVISTGNEIVLPGEELKPGQIYDINGRAITDAVRELGGEAVFLGIARDDKESLKKLIERGVECCDIVLLSGGASGGIRDLTSSIIEELGEVKIHGIAIQPGKPTVIGLVRGKPVFGLPGYPTSCLTNFTLLVAPLLRKLIGRESEVRKVRKKLAHKVFSVKGRRQFLPVKIEGEKAVPILKGSGAVTSFVEADGFIEVPENVEILEAGEEVEVTFFG; from the coding sequence TTGAGAAAGCTCTCGAGGTCATAAACTCCTTCCCGCTTGAGCCAGAGGTGGAGAGAGTTTCCCTGGAGGATGCCCTCGGCAGGGTTCTTGCTGATGACATAGTCTCTCCGATAAACGTCCCGCCCTTTGACAGGGCGACGGTCGATGGCTACGCCGTTAGAGCTGAAGACACCTTCATGGCGAGCGAGAGCGAGCCGGTTAGACTGAAGGTTGTCGGCGAGATAAACGCCGGAGACAGCGCCGACTTCGAGCTTAAGCCCGGTGAAGCCGTCTACGTCTCCACAGGTGCACCTCTGCCAAGGGGTGCCGACGCAGTGATACAGTTCGAAGACGTCGACAGGGAAGGGGACGAGGTGGTAATCTACAAGCCCGCCTATCCAACACTCGGCGTCATGAAGGCCGGAACCGACATCCCGAAGGGCAATCCCGTCCTTGAGAGGGGGAGGCGCCTGGGCTTCAAGGAGACTGCCCTTCTTTCTGCCCTTGGAATAGCTGAAGTTCCAGTTTTCAGAAAGCCAAAGGTGGCTGTGATAAGCACTGGCAACGAAATCGTCCTCCCCGGGGAGGAACTAAAGCCGGGTCAGATATACGACATCAACGGAAGGGCGATAACCGACGCGGTGAGAGAACTTGGCGGAGAAGCTGTATTTCTGGGGATAGCGAGGGACGACAAGGAGAGCCTTAAGAAGCTCATAGAAAGGGGCGTCGAGTGCTGTGACATTGTTCTCCTCAGCGGGGGTGCGAGCGGTGGGATACGGGACTTAACGAGCTCTATTATCGAAGAACTCGGAGAGGTGAAGATACACGGCATAGCCATACAGCCCGGAAAGCCCACGGTTATAGGCTTGGTAAGGGGAAAGCCCGTCTTCGGCCTGCCCGGCTACCCGACCAGCTGTCTCACCAACTTCACCCTCCTCGTTGCCCCACTCCTAAGAAAGCTCATCGGAAGGGAGAGCGAGGTCAGGAAGGTCAGGAAAAAGCTCGCCCACAAGGTTTTCTCCGTCAAGGGAAGGAGACAGTTTCTTCCAGTTAAGATCGAAGGCGAAAAAGCCGTTCCAATTCTCAAGGGAAGCGGGGCTGTGACGAGCTTTGTCGAGGCCGACGGCTTCATCGAGGTCCCGGAGAACGTGGAGATACTTGAGGCTGGGGAAGAGGTCGAGGTAACATTCTTTGGCTGA
- the serS gene encoding serine--tRNA ligase yields the protein MLDIKLIREKPELVKKDLLKRGETEKVKWIDEILELDRKWRENLKKINALRKERNQLAIQIGKRKKAGEPIDDLLARSNEIVKQIEELEKEVEELKKRIDYYLWRLPNITHESVPVGESDEDNVPIRFWGKAKVWEGFLESFKEQSLGKMEYEVLSWKPRLHVDMLELLRGADLERAAKVSGARFYYLLNELVILDLALIRFALDKLIEKGFTPVIPPYMVRRFVEEGATTFEDFEDVIYKVEGEDLYLIPTAEHPLAGMHANEILDGKDLPLLYVGVSPCFRKEAGTAGKDTKGIFRVHQFHKVEQFVYSRPEESWDWHEKIIANAEELFQALEIPYRVVNICTGDLGYVAAKKYDIEAWMAGQGKFREVVSASNCTDWQARRLNIRFRDKTHEKPRFVHTLNSTAIATSRAIVAILENHQTEEGVVKLPKVLWKYTGFKEILPASMKGKCCQG from the coding sequence ATGCTCGACATAAAGCTCATCCGCGAAAAGCCGGAGCTGGTAAAGAAAGACCTCCTCAAGAGGGGCGAAACCGAGAAGGTCAAATGGATTGACGAAATCCTTGAACTGGACAGAAAATGGCGCGAGAACCTGAAGAAGATAAACGCCCTGAGAAAGGAGCGCAACCAGCTGGCCATACAGATAGGCAAGCGCAAGAAGGCCGGGGAGCCAATAGACGATTTACTCGCAAGGAGCAACGAGATAGTGAAGCAGATTGAGGAACTCGAAAAGGAAGTCGAGGAATTGAAGAAGAGAATCGACTACTACCTCTGGAGGCTTCCAAACATCACCCACGAGAGCGTCCCTGTTGGAGAAAGCGACGAGGACAACGTCCCGATAAGGTTCTGGGGCAAGGCTAAGGTCTGGGAGGGCTTCCTTGAAAGCTTTAAGGAGCAGAGCCTCGGGAAGATGGAGTACGAGGTCTTAAGCTGGAAACCAAGGCTTCACGTTGACATGCTCGAACTTTTGAGGGGAGCCGACCTTGAGAGGGCCGCGAAGGTGAGCGGGGCAAGGTTCTACTACCTCCTCAACGAGCTGGTCATCCTCGATTTGGCACTTATTCGCTTCGCCCTGGACAAACTCATAGAGAAGGGCTTTACCCCGGTGATACCGCCCTACATGGTCAGGCGCTTCGTGGAAGAGGGAGCAACTACCTTCGAGGACTTCGAGGACGTAATCTACAAGGTTGAGGGCGAAGACCTCTACCTCATCCCGACGGCTGAACACCCATTGGCTGGGATGCACGCCAACGAGATACTCGACGGAAAGGACCTGCCGCTCCTCTACGTTGGCGTTTCACCCTGCTTCAGGAAGGAAGCTGGCACTGCCGGAAAGGACACCAAGGGAATCTTCCGCGTCCACCAGTTCCACAAGGTCGAGCAGTTCGTCTATTCGCGCCCGGAGGAGAGCTGGGACTGGCACGAGAAGATCATAGCCAACGCGGAGGAGCTCTTCCAGGCCCTTGAGATTCCCTACCGCGTCGTAAACATCTGCACCGGCGACCTCGGCTACGTGGCAGCGAAGAAATACGACATCGAGGCTTGGATGGCAGGGCAGGGCAAGTTCAGGGAAGTCGTTTCAGCCAGCAACTGCACCGACTGGCAGGCGAGACGCTTAAACATCCGCTTTAGGGACAAGACCCACGAGAAGCCGCGCTTCGTCCACACGCTGAACTCGACGGCAATAGCGACCTCAAGGGCCATCGTCGCTATCCTGGAAAACCACCAGACGGAGGAAGGCGTCGTCAAGCTCCCGAAGGTTCTCTGGAAGTACACGGGCTTCAAGGAGATTTTACCGGCCAGCATGAAAGGGAAGTGCTGCCAGGGTTGA